A portion of the Caenorhabditis elegans chromosome III genome contains these proteins:
- the crh-1 gene encoding CREB homolog crh-1 (Confirmed by transcript evidence), whose product MSAKGNGSAQQQSALQEGGDSEDEARRRREQLNRRPSYRMILKDLETADKVMKKEPEETPPSSVDASPLQSVMRPPPTAPPTSAATPNRILPSSNAASPYGSPLGSSILSNQPLVLPFAPINGDFDFSAAIAAASQPKVFPGGPQQNGLGGGGGGGGVPGPSSGIAGMSVQPPTSSTPSQQQSVQSLEGTSGLIGSAMKPMLGIDAVSFPEFGTTDWQSPMLSGGYSSSPSPTMTGGSMRMGGGPLHGEDESNRKRQVRLLKNREAAKECRRKKKEYVKCLENRVSVLENQNKALIEELKTLKELYCRKEKDGM is encoded by the exons gCATTACAAGAAGGTGGGGATAGTGAGGATGAAGCACGGCGACGACGGGAACAACTTAATAGGAGGCCCTCATATcg catGATCCTCAAAGATCTAGAAACGGCGGATAAGGTGATGAAGAAGGAGCCGGAGGAGACGCCGCCGTCCAGTGTAGATGCTTCACCATTACAG TCAGTAATGCGGCCTCCGCCAACAGCGCCACCTACCTCTGCAGCAACACCCAATCGGATTCTGCCATCCAGCAATGCGGCGTCACCATACGGATCTCCACTCGGTTCATCAATTCTGTCCAATCAGCCACTCGTCTTGCCATTCGCGCCGATCAACGgggattttgattttagcgCGGCGATCGCTGCCGCTTCACAGCCCAAAG TATTTCCAGGAGGACCACAACAAAACGGActcggcggcggcggcggagGTGGAGGAGTACCGGGACCTTCTAGTGGAATTGCCGGAATGTCTGTACAACCACCAACTAGCAGTACACCATCCCAACAACAATCCGTACAATCACTTGAAGGCACATCTGGGCTCATTGGAAGTGCAATGAAGCCAATGTTGGGAATTGATGCTGTCAGCTTTCCAG AATTCGGCACAACGGACTGGCAGTCACCGATGCTCTCCGGCGGCTACAGCTCGAGCCCATCGCCAACAATGACGGGCGGCTCAATGCGAATGGGCGGTGGACCGCTGCACGGTGAAGATGAATCGAATCGAAAGCGACAAGTACGATTGCTAAAGAATCGAGAGGCAGCGAAAGAGTGCCGCAGAAAAAAGAAG gaatACGTAAAATGTCTGGAAAATCGCGTTTCGGTGCTGGAAAATCAGAACAAAGCACTCATCGAAGAGCTCAAAACGCTGAAAGAGCTGTACTGCCGAAAGGAAAAGGACGGAATGTGA
- the crh-1 gene encoding CREB homolog crh-1 (Confirmed by transcript evidence) — protein sequence MATMASTSNCSPVATSPLMMLLFKALQEGGDSEDEARRRREQLNRRPSYRMILKDLETADKVMKKEPEETPPSSVDASPLQSVMRPPPTAPPTSAATPNRILPSSNAASPYGSPLGSSILSNQPLVLPFAPINGDFDFSAAIAAASQPKVFPGGPQQNGLGGGGGGGGVPGPSSGIAGMSVQPPTSSTPSQQQSVQSLEGTSGLIGSAMKPMLGIDAVSFPEFGTTDWQSPMLSGGYSSSPSPTMTGGSMRMGGGPLHGEDESNRKRQVRLLKNREAAKECRRKKKEYVKCLENRVSVLENQNKALIEELKTLKELYCRKEKDGM from the exons ATGGCCACAATGGCGAGCACCTCAAATTGTTCGCCGGTAGCCACTTCGCCGTTGATGATGCTCTTGTTTAAG gCATTACAAGAAGGTGGGGATAGTGAGGATGAAGCACGGCGACGACGGGAACAACTTAATAGGAGGCCCTCATATcg catGATCCTCAAAGATCTAGAAACGGCGGATAAGGTGATGAAGAAGGAGCCGGAGGAGACGCCGCCGTCCAGTGTAGATGCTTCACCATTACAG TCAGTAATGCGGCCTCCGCCAACAGCGCCACCTACCTCTGCAGCAACACCCAATCGGATTCTGCCATCCAGCAATGCGGCGTCACCATACGGATCTCCACTCGGTTCATCAATTCTGTCCAATCAGCCACTCGTCTTGCCATTCGCGCCGATCAACGgggattttgattttagcgCGGCGATCGCTGCCGCTTCACAGCCCAAAG TATTTCCAGGAGGACCACAACAAAACGGActcggcggcggcggcggagGTGGAGGAGTACCGGGACCTTCTAGTGGAATTGCCGGAATGTCTGTACAACCACCAACTAGCAGTACACCATCCCAACAACAATCCGTACAATCACTTGAAGGCACATCTGGGCTCATTGGAAGTGCAATGAAGCCAATGTTGGGAATTGATGCTGTCAGCTTTCCAG AATTCGGCACAACGGACTGGCAGTCACCGATGCTCTCCGGCGGCTACAGCTCGAGCCCATCGCCAACAATGACGGGCGGCTCAATGCGAATGGGCGGTGGACCGCTGCACGGTGAAGATGAATCGAATCGAAAGCGACAAGTACGATTGCTAAAGAATCGAGAGGCAGCGAAAGAGTGCCGCAGAAAAAAGAAG gaatACGTAAAATGTCTGGAAAATCGCGTTTCGGTGCTGGAAAATCAGAACAAAGCACTCATCGAAGAGCTCAAAACGCTGAAAGAGCTGTACTGCCGAAAGGAAAAGGACGGAATGTGA
- the pqn-84 gene encoding Galectin (Confirmed by transcript evidence): MIFLLLTLLWIPATSSEEAMPYLNCDTITGDFHFQMIRFARAMEVGDKLTMKGKIMNPANMSYLHLYQGFNSVYEKSPLSLHIRVQYLRNSIIYNSWFGSWGGEQFSQQPFLSGNYYSISVLKGPTYYSIYMGNLLITKYAFRNPANWQIGNLLGYGDWTVTSVSMTCVRPGVPTTPDPKATTTPTPTTTKAQNIIAEDPNGGQLGGGELVVTNPGSVGSGSGNSGNSSNNNNSSGNSNYGSNNSGSGNGNSNSGNGNSGNGNGNNAGNSGNGNGNSNGNNGNGSNGNGNGNNGNGNNGNNGNGHPQYPYPVPPHGYYPPGYPYPPGYPYPPPGAFYYPPGGIPQNGMNGQNGNGQPNIIVINSGGNKKRNRGGNLRPQFDVDLDGDEDEEC; encoded by the exons atgattttccttCTCTTAACTCTACTATGGATCCCCGCCACGTCATCAGAAGAAGCTATGCCATATTTGAATTGTGATACTATT ACCGGAGACTTCCACTTTCAAATGATCAGATTCGCGCGAGCGATGGAAGTTGGTGACAAGCTCACCATGAAAGGAAAAATCATGAATCCTGCGAATAT GTCCTACCTTCATCTTTATCAGGGCTTTAATAGTGTCTACGAGAAAAGTCCTCTTTCGCTTCACATCAGAGTGCAGTACCTGAGAAACTCAATTATCTACAACAGTTGGTTT GGAAGTTGGGGAGGCGAACAGTTCTCCCAACAGCCGTTCCTCAGTGGCAACTACTACTCAATTTCAGTTCT CAAAGGACCCACCTACTACAGTATTTATATGGGGAACCTACTGATAACCAAGTATGCATTCAGAAATCccgcaaattggcaaattggaaatttgctGGGTTATGGAGATTGGACAGTTACCTCTGTTTCAAT gacCTGCGTTCGTCCGGGAGTTCCGACAACTCCTGATCCAAAAGCAACTACTACACCGACTCCGACCACCACAAAAGCCCAGAATATTATCGCCGAGGATCCGAATGGTGGACAACTTGGAGGCGGCGAGCTGGTTGTCACGAACCCGGGAAGTGTCGGGTCAGGGAGTGGGAATAGTGGAAACTCCAGTAACAATAACAATAGCTCTGGAAATAGTAATTATGGAAGTAATAACTCTGGATCCGGAAATGGGAACTCAAATTCTGGAAATGGAAATTCTGGAAACGGCAACGGAAATAATGCCGGCAATTCTGGCAATG GTAATGGAAATTCTAATGGTAACAATGGTAATGGTAGCAATGGCAATGGAAACGGTAATAATGGAAACGGAAATAATGGTAACAATGGGAACGGACACCCCCAGTACCCATACCCCGTGCCACCACATGGCTACTATCCTCCAGGCTACCCATACCCACCCGGATACCCGTACCCACCACCAGGAGCATTTTATTACCCGCCAG GAGGCATCCCGCAAAACGGAATGAATGGACAGAATGGTAATGGACAGCCGAACATTATTGTGATCAACTCGGGCGGTAATAAAAAGAGAAATCGTGGAGGTAATCTCCGGCCACAGTTTGATGTTGATTTGGATGGTG atgaggATGAGGAATGTTGA
- the crh-1 gene encoding CREB homolog crh-1 (Confirmed by transcript evidence) — protein sequence MATMASTSNCSPVATSPLMMLLFKALQEGGDSEDEARRRREQLNRRPSYRMILKDLETADKVMKKEPEETPPSSVDASPLQFQSVMRPPPTAPPTSAATPNRILPSSNAASPYGSPLGSSILSNQPLVLPFAPINGDFDFSAAIAAASQPKVFPGGPQQNGLGGGGGGGGVPGPSSGIAGMSVQPPTSSTPSQQQSVQSLEGTSGLIGSAMKPMLGIDAVSFPEFGTTDWQSPMLSGGYSSSPSPTMTGGSMRMGGGPLHGEDESNRKRQVRLLKNREAAKECRRKKKEYVKCLENRVSVLENQNKALIEELKTLKELYCRKEKDGM from the exons ATGGCCACAATGGCGAGCACCTCAAATTGTTCGCCGGTAGCCACTTCGCCGTTGATGATGCTCTTGTTTAAG gCATTACAAGAAGGTGGGGATAGTGAGGATGAAGCACGGCGACGACGGGAACAACTTAATAGGAGGCCCTCATATcg catGATCCTCAAAGATCTAGAAACGGCGGATAAGGTGATGAAGAAGGAGCCGGAGGAGACGCCGCCGTCCAGTGTAGATGCTTCACCATTACAG TTTCAGTCAGTAATGCGGCCTCCGCCAACAGCGCCACCTACCTCTGCAGCAACACCCAATCGGATTCTGCCATCCAGCAATGCGGCGTCACCATACGGATCTCCACTCGGTTCATCAATTCTGTCCAATCAGCCACTCGTCTTGCCATTCGCGCCGATCAACGgggattttgattttagcgCGGCGATCGCTGCCGCTTCACAGCCCAAAG TATTTCCAGGAGGACCACAACAAAACGGActcggcggcggcggcggagGTGGAGGAGTACCGGGACCTTCTAGTGGAATTGCCGGAATGTCTGTACAACCACCAACTAGCAGTACACCATCCCAACAACAATCCGTACAATCACTTGAAGGCACATCTGGGCTCATTGGAAGTGCAATGAAGCCAATGTTGGGAATTGATGCTGTCAGCTTTCCAG AATTCGGCACAACGGACTGGCAGTCACCGATGCTCTCCGGCGGCTACAGCTCGAGCCCATCGCCAACAATGACGGGCGGCTCAATGCGAATGGGCGGTGGACCGCTGCACGGTGAAGATGAATCGAATCGAAAGCGACAAGTACGATTGCTAAAGAATCGAGAGGCAGCGAAAGAGTGCCGCAGAAAAAAGAAG gaatACGTAAAATGTCTGGAAAATCGCGTTTCGGTGCTGGAAAATCAGAACAAAGCACTCATCGAAGAGCTCAAAACGCTGAAAGAGCTGTACTGCCGAAAGGAAAAGGACGGAATGTGA
- the crh-1 gene encoding CREB homolog crh-1 (Confirmed by transcript evidence) — translation MMFLRALQEGGDSEDEARRRREQLNRRPSYRMILKDLETADKVMKKEPEETPPSSVDASPLQSVMRPPPTAPPTSAATPNRILPSSNAASPYGSPLGSSILSNQPLVLPFAPINGDFDFSAAIAAASQPKVFPGGPQQNGLGGGGGGGGVPGPSSGIAGMSVQPPTSSTPSQQQSVQSLEGTSGLIGSAMKPMLGIDAVSFPEFGTTDWQSPMLSGGYSSSPSPTMTGGSMRMGGGPLHGEDESNRKRQVRLLKNREAAKECRRKKKEYVKCLENRVSVLENQNKALIEELKTLKELYCRKEKDGM, via the exons ATGATGTTCCTCAGG gCATTACAAGAAGGTGGGGATAGTGAGGATGAAGCACGGCGACGACGGGAACAACTTAATAGGAGGCCCTCATATcg catGATCCTCAAAGATCTAGAAACGGCGGATAAGGTGATGAAGAAGGAGCCGGAGGAGACGCCGCCGTCCAGTGTAGATGCTTCACCATTACAG TCAGTAATGCGGCCTCCGCCAACAGCGCCACCTACCTCTGCAGCAACACCCAATCGGATTCTGCCATCCAGCAATGCGGCGTCACCATACGGATCTCCACTCGGTTCATCAATTCTGTCCAATCAGCCACTCGTCTTGCCATTCGCGCCGATCAACGgggattttgattttagcgCGGCGATCGCTGCCGCTTCACAGCCCAAAG TATTTCCAGGAGGACCACAACAAAACGGActcggcggcggcggcggagGTGGAGGAGTACCGGGACCTTCTAGTGGAATTGCCGGAATGTCTGTACAACCACCAACTAGCAGTACACCATCCCAACAACAATCCGTACAATCACTTGAAGGCACATCTGGGCTCATTGGAAGTGCAATGAAGCCAATGTTGGGAATTGATGCTGTCAGCTTTCCAG AATTCGGCACAACGGACTGGCAGTCACCGATGCTCTCCGGCGGCTACAGCTCGAGCCCATCGCCAACAATGACGGGCGGCTCAATGCGAATGGGCGGTGGACCGCTGCACGGTGAAGATGAATCGAATCGAAAGCGACAAGTACGATTGCTAAAGAATCGAGAGGCAGCGAAAGAGTGCCGCAGAAAAAAGAAG gaatACGTAAAATGTCTGGAAAATCGCGTTTCGGTGCTGGAAAATCAGAACAAAGCACTCATCGAAGAGCTCAAAACGCTGAAAGAGCTGTACTGCCGAAAGGAAAAGGACGGAATGTGA
- the Y41C4A.22 gene encoding MS Related Protein (Confirmed by transcript evidence), whose product MCFCFKKLIFLQIFVLIVLIGSSHEQGFGGPIDAKSTKSQTTTAQTTVPPPETTAASEVHATTSDTNRISILISLFSLSIIQLFPFL is encoded by the exons aTGTGCTTTTGCTTCaagaaattgatatttttacaaatttttgtgcTTATCGTGTTAATTGGATCGAGCCATGAGCAAG gttttggtGGTCCAATTGACGCAAAATCCACCAAATCGCAAACAACTACAgctcaaactacagtacccccaccGGAAACTACAGCTGCCTCAGAAGTTCATGCGACCACTTCTGACACAAATCGAATTTCAATActcatttctcttttttctttatctATAATCCAACTGTTTCCGTTTTTATAA
- the nssp-36 gene encoding DUF148 domain-containing protein (Confirmed by transcript evidence) produces MSFYLIIAMVSMVTMSHGAPQLQLGLGNSMMPEVHATALIPMLTGTNVPESEEEIDAPIYDQREVEKIRGIAHNIAENAKNPEKLMPDFMAANPGIMSTMESLKLSDFGKTSTVVPSISTSPGPIFTLANGIPAVGTPGTQSSTTVKA; encoded by the exons ATGAGCTTCTATTTGATTATAGCTATGGTATCCATGGTTACCATGAGCCATGGTGCACCACAACTTCAGCTAGGCCTTGGAAATTCTATGATGCCGGAGGTTCATGCAACAG CCCTAATCCCAATGCTAACCGGCACCAATGTTCCTGAATCAGAAGAAGAAATCGATGCTCCAATCTATGATCAACGCGAAGTCGAGAAGATCCGTGGAATTGCCCATAACATTGccgaaaacgcgaaaaatccggaaaaactGATGCCAGACTTCATGGCCGCCAATCCGGGGATCATGTCCACCATGGAGTCGTTGAAGCTGTCAGATTTCGGAAAAACCAGCACAGTGGTGCCGTCGATTTCCACGTCACCGGGTCCGATTTTCACGTTGGCAAATGGGATTCCAGCTGTTGGCACTCCTGGAACCCAATCCTCAACTACTGTTAAGGCTTAA
- the crh-1 gene encoding CREB homolog crh-1 (Partially confirmed by transcript evidence), with product MGQFILEIYKIRIVSQTHLFSKLIFHSFLSFLFNDFSHLSASLPPLIDLSTKKKLLARASEGATSSSSPLPPASTATLSAFRPPARMIPPPVVLPQQYAPLPGFTPLLPAQAMMANFPPNALYQLGTPPFENGNNRIRFKDAAMVVLSRLSFNQRSMILKDLETADKVMKKEPEETPPSSVDASPLQSVMRPPPTAPPTSAATPNRILPSSNAASPYGSPLGSSILSNQPLVLPFAPINGDFDFSAAIAAASQPKGGPQQNGLGGGGGGGGVPGPSSGIAGMSVQPPTSSTPSQQQSVQSLEGTSGLIGSAMKPMLGIDAVSFPEFGTTDWQSPMLSGGYSSSPSPTMTGGSMRMGGGPLHGEDESNRKRQVRLLKNREAAKECRRKKKEYVKCLENRVSVLENQNKALIEELKTLKELYCRKEKDGM from the exons ATGGGACAATTTATATTAGAAATTTATAAGATCAGAATAGTCAGTCAGACACATTTATTCTCGAAATTAATATTCCATTCTTTTTTATCGTTCCTCTTCAATGATTTTTCACATCTCTCCGCTTCATTACCTCCTCTTATTGatctttcaacaaaaaaaaaacttctcgCACGAGCTTCAGAGGGCGCCACGTCTTCGTCTTCACCACTTCCACCGGCGTCGACGGCGACGCTCTCCGCGTTCCGACCGCCGGCAAGAATGATTCCGCCGCCGGTGGTTCTTCCACAGCAATATGCGCCACTGCCGGGCTTCACACCACTTTTGCCAGCTCAAGCAATGATggcgaatttcccgccaaatgcGCTCTACCAGTTAGGCACCCCACCGTTCGAGAATGGAAATAATCGGATTCGGTTCAAAGATGCTGCCATGGTCGTTCTGAGCAGACTATCATTTAATCAGAGAAG catGATCCTCAAAGATCTAGAAACGGCGGATAAGGTGATGAAGAAGGAGCCGGAGGAGACGCCGCCGTCCAGTGTAGATGCTTCACCATTACAG TCAGTAATGCGGCCTCCGCCAACAGCGCCACCTACCTCTGCAGCAACACCCAATCGGATTCTGCCATCCAGCAATGCGGCGTCACCATACGGATCTCCACTCGGTTCATCAATTCTGTCCAATCAGCCACTCGTCTTGCCATTCGCGCCGATCAACGgggattttgattttagcgCGGCGATCGCTGCCGCTTCACAGCCCAAAG GAGGACCACAACAAAACGGActcggcggcggcggcggagGTGGAGGAGTACCGGGACCTTCTAGTGGAATTGCCGGAATGTCTGTACAACCACCAACTAGCAGTACACCATCCCAACAACAATCCGTACAATCACTTGAAGGCACATCTGGGCTCATTGGAAGTGCAATGAAGCCAATGTTGGGAATTGATGCTGTCAGCTTTCCAG AATTCGGCACAACGGACTGGCAGTCACCGATGCTCTCCGGCGGCTACAGCTCGAGCCCATCGCCAACAATGACGGGCGGCTCAATGCGAATGGGCGGTGGACCGCTGCACGGTGAAGATGAATCGAATCGAAAGCGACAAGTACGATTGCTAAAGAATCGAGAGGCAGCGAAAGAGTGCCGCAGAAAAAAGAAG gaatACGTAAAATGTCTGGAAAATCGCGTTTCGGTGCTGGAAAATCAGAACAAAGCACTCATCGAAGAGCTCAAAACGCTGAAAGAGCTGTACTGCCGAAAGGAAAAGGACGGAATGTGA
- the crh-1 gene encoding CREB homolog crh-1 (Confirmed by transcript evidence), with protein MATMASTSNCSPVATSPLMMLLFKVPNSNTALQEGGDSEDEARRRREQLNRRPSYRMILKDLETADKVMKKEPEETPPSSVDASPLQSVMRPPPTAPPTSAATPNRILPSSNAASPYGSPLGSSILSNQPLVLPFAPINGDFDFSAAIAAASQPKVFPGGPQQNGLGGGGGGGGVPGPSSGIAGMSVQPPTSSTPSQQQSVQSLEGTSGLIGSAMKPMLGIDAVSFPEFGTTDWQSPMLSGGYSSSPSPTMTGGSMRMGGGPLHGEDESNRKRQVRLLKNREAAKECRRKKKEYVKCLENRVSVLENQNKALIEELKTLKELYCRKEKDGM; from the exons ATGGCCACAATGGCGAGCACCTCAAATTGTTCGCCGGTAGCCACTTCGCCGTTGATGATGCTCTTGTTTAAGGTACCCAACAGCAACACG gCATTACAAGAAGGTGGGGATAGTGAGGATGAAGCACGGCGACGACGGGAACAACTTAATAGGAGGCCCTCATATcg catGATCCTCAAAGATCTAGAAACGGCGGATAAGGTGATGAAGAAGGAGCCGGAGGAGACGCCGCCGTCCAGTGTAGATGCTTCACCATTACAG TCAGTAATGCGGCCTCCGCCAACAGCGCCACCTACCTCTGCAGCAACACCCAATCGGATTCTGCCATCCAGCAATGCGGCGTCACCATACGGATCTCCACTCGGTTCATCAATTCTGTCCAATCAGCCACTCGTCTTGCCATTCGCGCCGATCAACGgggattttgattttagcgCGGCGATCGCTGCCGCTTCACAGCCCAAAG TATTTCCAGGAGGACCACAACAAAACGGActcggcggcggcggcggagGTGGAGGAGTACCGGGACCTTCTAGTGGAATTGCCGGAATGTCTGTACAACCACCAACTAGCAGTACACCATCCCAACAACAATCCGTACAATCACTTGAAGGCACATCTGGGCTCATTGGAAGTGCAATGAAGCCAATGTTGGGAATTGATGCTGTCAGCTTTCCAG AATTCGGCACAACGGACTGGCAGTCACCGATGCTCTCCGGCGGCTACAGCTCGAGCCCATCGCCAACAATGACGGGCGGCTCAATGCGAATGGGCGGTGGACCGCTGCACGGTGAAGATGAATCGAATCGAAAGCGACAAGTACGATTGCTAAAGAATCGAGAGGCAGCGAAAGAGTGCCGCAGAAAAAAGAAG gaatACGTAAAATGTCTGGAAAATCGCGTTTCGGTGCTGGAAAATCAGAACAAAGCACTCATCGAAGAGCTCAAAACGCTGAAAGAGCTGTACTGCCGAAAGGAAAAGGACGGAATGTGA
- the crh-1 gene encoding CREB homolog crh-1 (Confirmed by transcript evidence), translated as MESLVFNGHSHMNVFPGGPQQNGLGGGGGGGGVPGPSSGIAGMSVQPPTSSTPSQQQSVQSLEGTSGLIGSAMKPMLGIDAVSFPEFGTTDWQSPMLSGGYSSSPSPTMTGGSMRMGGGPLHGEDESNRKRQVRLLKNREAAKECRRKKKEYVKCLENRVSVLENQNKALIEELKTLKELYCRKEKDGM; from the exons ATGGAGTCACTGGTTTTCAATGGACATTCTCATATGAATG TATTTCCAGGAGGACCACAACAAAACGGActcggcggcggcggcggagGTGGAGGAGTACCGGGACCTTCTAGTGGAATTGCCGGAATGTCTGTACAACCACCAACTAGCAGTACACCATCCCAACAACAATCCGTACAATCACTTGAAGGCACATCTGGGCTCATTGGAAGTGCAATGAAGCCAATGTTGGGAATTGATGCTGTCAGCTTTCCAG AATTCGGCACAACGGACTGGCAGTCACCGATGCTCTCCGGCGGCTACAGCTCGAGCCCATCGCCAACAATGACGGGCGGCTCAATGCGAATGGGCGGTGGACCGCTGCACGGTGAAGATGAATCGAATCGAAAGCGACAAGTACGATTGCTAAAGAATCGAGAGGCAGCGAAAGAGTGCCGCAGAAAAAAGAAG gaatACGTAAAATGTCTGGAAAATCGCGTTTCGGTGCTGGAAAATCAGAACAAAGCACTCATCGAAGAGCTCAAAACGCTGAAAGAGCTGTACTGCCGAAAGGAAAAGGACGGAATGTGA
- the Y41C4A.7 gene encoding FACT complex subunit (Confirmed by transcript evidence), whose amino-acid sequence MEDFNRRAEELDQVEKNVSLGLKKIQDEMDSIQLEVEPDDVEITSTKRGFWEHDITNLSPFPVVCRVRATSPSMFVVNKNVFLLKPMDFFKLMISRKPGQIRSHHLKIDVTQFVDTFNPINLLDYFIASNPFKTFVVRYHGAPRYWSDALEMNSWLTGEQLNEQWEKEMKKTSQEKKSSLETSEVSSVNEFVDAEEDNFPVQRAAMNITNVLTVASQVPDESNKNEPDSDIDSVVSGTIDSELANLKI is encoded by the exons ATGGAGGATTTCAATCGTCGTGCCGAAGAATTGGATCAAGTCGAGAAGAACGTCAGTTTAGGGttgaagaaaattcaaga tgaaatggACAGTATCCAGCTGGAAGTCGAGCCAGACGACGTGGAGATTACGTCGACTAAGCGTGGATTCTGGGAGCACGACATCACGAATTTGTCGCCGTTTCCGGTTGTATGCAGGGTCCGAGCCACCAGCCCATCGATGTTCGTGGTGAATAAGAATGTGTTCTTGTTGAAGCCCatggatttttttaagttgatg atctccCGCAAGCCCGGACAAATCCGTTCCCACCACCTCAAAATAGATGTGACACAATTCGTGGACACCTTCAACCCCATCAACCTCCTCGACTACTTCATCGCCTCGAATCCGTTCAAGACATTTGTGGTTCGGTATCACGGAGCACCGAGATATTGGTCCGATGCGTTAGAGATGAACAGTTGGCTGACTGGTGAGCAGTTGAATGAGCAATGGGAGAAGGAAATGAAGAAGACATCCCAGGAGAAGAAATCGTCGTTGGAAACGAGTGAAGTGAGCAGTGTGAACGAGTTTGTGGATGCTGAAGAGGATAATTTCCCTGTTCAACGG GCCGCGATGAACATCACCAATGTGCTCACAGTGGCGTCACAAGTTCCAGATGAGTCGAATAAAAATGAGCCCGATTCGGATATTGATAGTGTGGTGAGTGGGACGATCGATAGTGAGCTCGCGAATCTGAAGATCTAG